The Halovivax ruber XH-70 genome includes the window CAGTGGCGAGCCGGGTAATCGACGATCAAAGCGGGTCGACAGACAGGACCCGGGCTGGACGGCCAGCGAATCAAACGAATAGACAGCGGACCCAGGGTACCTGGAGCGAACAGAGGCACAGACACACGGCAGCGGGTCAAACGGTTTCCGAATCGGTGTCGCTACCCCCAGTTAGACGACGGTTGCCGTGGCCGCGTTGTCTGCAACGTTTCCGATCGACACGAACGCGAGCGCCGGCTTCGGACTCGCCTCTACCCTCCGCGGAACGGCTAGCGCTGTGAGGACGAACCGTCGTGGGCCGATCATCGATGTCGGGGATGACGCCGAACGGGGTCTCGGCGACACAGTCGCCGAACTCACAGGTGACGCAATCGACTGGACCGACGAGATCGCCATTCCGACGACCGAGACCGCGCTTGGAGCCGGTCCAGCCAGCGCTCGAGACGGACGAGACGTTCGGACCGACCGCCAGGTACGGACGAAGCAAGGCGACAATCGCCACGTGCGCGAACGCGGACACGGGTGCTTCCGATGTGGGTTCGGCCGCTGCGCTCGAAGGCTCGATCGTCGACATCACGGACGGTGACGTCGCGGGCACCAACACGAGCGCCGAACGGTGAGGATGTCCGGATCGCCTGCGACGCCAACCAGAGTTGTCGGTGATGGACTTCCAGGGTGCTGTTTCAGCGCTGGTGGTGCGGAATTTCGCCCTGGCGCGGTGAAAGCGATTTCTCCTTCAACAGATTCTTGCATCCCACGCCGCTGGTCGCCGGGCACATGCAGGTACTCGGCGTACCGGCACGCGACGCGACGAGACGCGACAGTGGCAGACAATCGACGATGACGACGGCCCCCGCTTCGTCGACGGATATCGATTCGGCCCCGACGGGGGACGACCCGGCGCCGACGATGGATAACCCGGCGCCGACGAGGGACGAACCGGTGTCGGCGAGGGACGAGTCGCCGTTGGCGAGACACGAACCGGCGTCGACGGCGACGACACGAGCGGGCGAGGGTGCGGCGGCGGTCACACCGGCGGTCGGTGGACACAGTCGCAATACTGCCAACCCATGAGTGCGATCGAGTCGTTCAAACGGGAGACCGACCTGCCCGTGTTCGCGCTCGCAGTGGCTGCGCTGCTGGGACTCATCGTGGCCATCGTCGGCTGGCCGGACGCCGCGGCGGCGAAGCTGGCGACCGCGAACGAACTCATCGTCGCCAACCTGGGCTGGCTCTACCTCTGGGTCGTCTTCCTCTCGTTCGTCTTCGTGGTCTACATCATGATCGGCCCGTGGGGGAAGATCAAACTCGGCGATCCCGACGACGAACCCGAGTTCTCCTTCTGGCAGTACATCGTGTTGACGTTCACCGCCGGACTCTCCTCGGGCGGCCTCGAGTTCTGGGGACCGGCGGAACCGCTCGTCCACTACGACACGCGGCCGCCCTTCTTCAGCGGCGAGGCGGGGACGTGGGCCGGGATGGCCGACGCGCTCCAGTACGCCATCTTCCACTACGGCCTGTCGGCGTGGGCGACGTACCTCGTGTTCGCCGTGGCGATCTCGTACTACGTCTACCGGAAAGGAGCCGACTTCCGACCCGCCGTCGTCCTCGCGCCGTTCGTCGGCGTCGACAACCTGGACGGCTGGCTGGCGAAGGTAGTCGACGCGCTGATGATTATCGTGATCGTCAGCGGGATCACCGTCTCCTTCGGCCTCGGGATCAGCCAGTTCGCCTCGGGACTCGGATTCAAGTGGGGCGTCGCGCTCGGTGACGGCGGGAAAATCGGCCTCGCGCTGCTGGTCGGCGTCCTCTTCTTGCTCTCGGTCCTCGCCGGCATCCAGAAGGGGATCCAGCGCTTCGCCGACCTCAACGTCGTCCTGCTCATCGGGCTGATGGTCGCGACGTTCGCCTTCGGCCCGCTCTCGTCGCTGGTCGACCTCGGGACGCAGGCGGTCACCGGCTACGCGACCGACTTCGTCGGCATGAGTCTCTTCTTCGCGCCCGGTGCCGAGGGGGCCGACTGGCTGAGCAGCTGGACGCTGTTCTTCTGGCCCTGGTGGCTCACCTTCGCGCCGATGGTCGGCATCTTCATGGCCCGGATTTCGAAGGGGCGGACACTCCGCCAGCTCGTCGCCGCGGGGCTGTTCGGCTCCTTCGGCCTGACCGTCCCCTGGTACGTGGCGACCGGCGGCTCGGCACTCTTGCTCCAGACGTCCGGCACGGCCGACCTGCTGGGCGTCTACAACTCGGCTGGCCTGGAGGCCGTCGGCTTCGCCCTCTTCGAGGAGCTCCTGCCGTTCGCCGGCCTGTTCTCGGGGGTGCTGTTGTTGCTCGTCGTGAGTTTCCTCATCACCACCATGGACTCCTCGACGCTCAGCCTCGCCATGATCGTCGCCGACGGCGAGTCGCCCTCCTGGATCACGCGCGTCGTCTGGGGTGTCCTCATGGTGTTGTTGACCATCGCGCTGATGCTCGCCGGCGGCATGAGCGTCATGCAGTCGTTCACCATCCTCGTCGGGCTCCCAACGGCGATCCTCTGTGCCGTCGCGATGGTCGGGATGGTGCTGGAGTTCGAGCGAGAGGTGCCCGTCCTGGGTGCCGCGCTGGGTGGTGACGATGGCGGGGAACGGACGGATGACACACCGGAGTCGACATCGTCGGTGACCGTCCAGGGATCGACCGGACAGCCCGCCGACTCGGACTAGGTGGCCTGTGTTCGGCGCGATTGTGAAAATCGATTCACGGGATCATACGAACCGACTCGGTCACAGGCCGAGGGCACCTACAGATCGCGGCGATATTGCACGGTCGGGTACGGCTTCCCGTCGATCGGCGTCTCGTCCGTCCCGACTCGCTCGAACCCACGGGCCTCGAAGAACCCGGCGCCGATTTCGTTCCCGTCGAGCATTTCGAGCGTGATCGCGTCGAGGTCGTCCGGGAGTTCGTCGAGTCCGCGCTCTATCAGCGCTGTCCCTACACCCTCGCCCCAGACCTCCGGGTCGACGTAGAGCTCTTTCAGGCCTGCCTCGGTCTCGCCGACGAACGGCTGGGTGTCCTCGCCCCAGCGGAGGTGGGCGTAGCCCAGCACCTCGCCCTCGTCGTCTTCGGCGACGAGGAAGCCCGCCGGGTCGTCCAAGAGCTGGTCGAATCGGCGGTCCACGTGCTCGTCGACGGGATCGCTCGCGACCTGTTTGAGGACGTCCGCCGGGAGGACGTCGGCGTAGGCCGCCTCCCACGCCCGGCCGTTTATCTCGATCGCCGCGCGCACGTCCTCGCGACCGCGGAGCTGTCGAACGTTCATGGATGGTGGGTTGGGGTCGGGTCGACAAAAAACGGAGCGGTCGCGATAGACGGGTGAACCGTAGATTACAAGCGAATTTGGCGCAGCAGGACACGTCCCGATGCGGTGAAGCATCGGGTGCAGGTGCGTATTCGAGTTTAGCGTCGGTCGACCAATCCGACGGCACGCGGTCTGCAACGCCGATCGGAGGCTGATGCCTGTCGAGACGGAATGCACCGTTCTGGAGTTCGATTACGTATCCGGGCGCACTACCTCGTCACCTCGGTTCACCCGGTCGAATGCTGCGAGATACGTGACCCTGTCACGGACTACGTCTACGTCAATTCCGAGATCAGCGGCCAGTTCGTCGATGGTCATCGATTCGTCGAGTACCTGAAGCACTTCGAGGCCACGGTAGTACCGGTTCGTCAGTTCTTGGACGCGATCCTCGATCGGCGTGATCACGCCGTATCGCTCCTCGAGGTCGATCAGCGCCTCGTTCGCGAATGTGACGAACTGATCGTCGCCGAGACGGTCGATCTGAACCGCGAGTTCGTCGTCGACGGCATCGTAGTCGAGGCCGGCCTGTACCAGTGCGTTCATGTCCTCGATATCATCGTCGCGGCCGGCGATCGCCTTGAACAGGAAGATGTCTCCGTTGCTGACCAGTCGAACCGTCAGCGGGTCCGCCGCGAGAAACGACTCGCTGCGGTCCCGCATCCCATCGGTTAGCACGAGCTTGTTCGCCACCTGTCGGTTGAAGATGTCGAGACGGCATCCGTCGTCGTTCTCGACACAACAGGTCGCGCCCAGCGCTCGATAGTCCGCGTCCAGCGACTGTACTTCGGCATAGCCGAGATCCATCAAGACGGTCTACAGCTGGCCGTAGGCGTCGCCGTCGGCGACGACGAGGTCGATATCCTTCGTCGCGCCCTTGAGGTCTCGCAGCGACATCGCGCCGCCACCGATCAGGTAAACCGTGAGTGGTTCGGATAGCCCATCGGCGATCCGGCGGAACTCGCTCTCTATGTACTCCCGTCCGAACGTCGGTCTCATTCTGGTAGTTGCACCTCGTAATCGGCCGCAAGTTCCTGAAACTCGTCCCACTCGGGGAAGTGATCGTCGTCGATTTCGCCACGGGTGTCTAGATATCGGCGCAGGGCGTTGATTTCGGCTTCCAGTCCGTACTTGCTCGCGCACTCACAAAGTGCATCCTCGTCGACGTCGACGTGGCTGAGCAGGAGGAGGCAGTACGACCGATGGCGCGTGTCGTCGTCGATCAGCAGGGTGTGACAGCACAGCTCCGCCGGCGTGATCGAATCGAGCGTCTCGGAGTAGACGTAGTAGCGGTGGCTGGTCAGCAGGAACAGCAGGTCGAAGACTGCGAACCGAGCTAGCCCTGTCTCGTGGAACTCATCTGCGTCGATCTCGGTATCGGTTTGTGCGAGAAATGTGTCGGCGTCCTCCCAGAGGATCGTGCCGTTCGGGGCGACGGATTCGAGCCGCCGTCGATGGAGGTGGTGTACGAGTTCGCGGGCGAACACGTGAAGTCGGTCGAAGTCCCCGTTGAACCGATAGTGACCGTCGTCCGTGCCGACGAGACCGCGGTCGCGAAGCCGGACGAGCACCCGATTGACCGTGTTGCGGTAGTTATCGGATTGCGCGGCGAGGTCCGCGACGGTTCGCGGCTGGTCGAGATAATAGAGGACGTCGAGAGTTTTGCCCGTCAACAACTCCGGGAAATCGATGTGAGAGTGTTGCCGAACGAGATCTTGGTAGATTTCGACGGGCCGAGCGTACGAGGGAGTGACGTGCTTCTTTCGTCCATCTCGGTCCGCGT containing:
- a CDS encoding BCCT family transporter, with amino-acid sequence MSAIESFKRETDLPVFALAVAALLGLIVAIVGWPDAAAAKLATANELIVANLGWLYLWVVFLSFVFVVYIMIGPWGKIKLGDPDDEPEFSFWQYIVLTFTAGLSSGGLEFWGPAEPLVHYDTRPPFFSGEAGTWAGMADALQYAIFHYGLSAWATYLVFAVAISYYVYRKGADFRPAVVLAPFVGVDNLDGWLAKVVDALMIIVIVSGITVSFGLGISQFASGLGFKWGVALGDGGKIGLALLVGVLFLLSVLAGIQKGIQRFADLNVVLLIGLMVATFAFGPLSSLVDLGTQAVTGYATDFVGMSLFFAPGAEGADWLSSWTLFFWPWWLTFAPMVGIFMARISKGRTLRQLVAAGLFGSFGLTVPWYVATGGSALLLQTSGTADLLGVYNSAGLEAVGFALFEELLPFAGLFSGVLLLLVVSFLITTMDSSTLSLAMIVADGESPSWITRVVWGVLMVLLTIALMLAGGMSVMQSFTILVGLPTAILCAVAMVGMVLEFEREVPVLGAALGGDDGGERTDDTPESTSSVTVQGSTGQPADSD
- a CDS encoding GNAT family N-acetyltransferase → MNVRQLRGREDVRAAIEINGRAWEAAYADVLPADVLKQVASDPVDEHVDRRFDQLLDDPAGFLVAEDDEGEVLGYAHLRWGEDTQPFVGETEAGLKELYVDPEVWGEGVGTALIERGLDELPDDLDAITLEMLDGNEIGAGFFEARGFERVGTDETPIDGKPYPTVQYRRDL
- a CDS encoding MarR family transcriptional regulator, whose translation is MLRRIELEVLATVERGDTISELATKLDHSESYLSRAVTDLVEKGLLDADRDGRKKHVTPSYARPVEIYQDLVRQHSHIDFPELLTGKTLDVLYYLDQPRTVADLAAQSDNYRNTVNRVLVRLRDRGLVGTDDGHYRFNGDFDRLHVFARELVHHLHRRRLESVAPNGTILWEDADTFLAQTDTEIDADEFHETGLARFAVFDLLFLLTSHRYYVYSETLDSITPAELCCHTLLIDDDTRHRSYCLLLLSHVDVDEDALCECASKYGLEAEINALRRYLDTRGEIDDDHFPEWDEFQELAADYEVQLPE